A DNA window from Candidatus Neomarinimicrobiota bacterium contains the following coding sequences:
- the rplL gene encoding 50S ribosomal protein L7/L12: MAKVSRADVMGYLENANMLEISELITEIEEKFGVTAAAPVAVAAASPAGDGEATTEEKDSFDVVLEAAGDKKIQVIKVVRSLTDLGLKEAKDLVDSAPKTVREGVAKAEAEEIKKQLEEAGGTIVLK; this comes from the coding sequence ATGGCTAAAGTATCACGCGCTGATGTGATGGGCTATCTTGAAAACGCGAACATGCTTGAGATCTCCGAACTGATCACCGAAATCGAGGAGAAGTTTGGTGTAACTGCAGCTGCTCCAGTTGCTGTTGCGGCGGCATCCCCGGCCGGCGATGGTGAAGCAACGACAGAAGAGAAAGACTCTTTTGATGTTGTTCTTGAAGCTGCCGGTGATAAAAAGATTCAAGTGATTAAGGTAGTGAGATCCCTCACCGACCTTGGACTGAAAGAGGCGAAAGACCTTGTAGACAGTGCACCGAAGACTGTCCGGGAGGGAGTCGCCAAGGCTGAGGCTGAAGAGATAAAGAAGCAGCTCGAAGAAGCTGGTGGAACGATCGTACTGAAGTAA
- the rplJ gene encoding 50S ribosomal protein L10, whose protein sequence is MPSQKNIDSVEFISQKLEKATGIYFTDYLGLDVADITDLRKKLLDGGVEYRVVKNTLVKLATQNAGIDGLNDVFEGSTAIAFSYDDATAPAKVLHEFTQTHDLPQLKAFIFEGEVMDKSVFTKIATLPSKETLLTKLVGGLSSPMSKMSSMLKSPMINIVNVLNSLKETKES, encoded by the coding sequence ATGCCCAGTCAAAAGAACATCGATTCTGTTGAATTTATCTCCCAGAAACTGGAGAAGGCTACAGGAATATATTTTACCGATTACCTCGGTCTTGATGTCGCCGATATCACGGATTTGCGCAAAAAGTTGCTGGATGGCGGCGTGGAATACCGCGTTGTGAAGAATACGTTGGTAAAACTTGCAACTCAAAATGCCGGCATCGATGGATTGAATGATGTGTTTGAAGGGTCCACCGCTATTGCTTTCAGTTATGACGATGCTACTGCACCGGCAAAAGTGTTGCACGAATTCACCCAAACACACGATTTGCCCCAACTGAAAGCATTTATATTTGAAGGTGAAGTGATGGACAAATCTGTTTTCACAAAGATAGCAACTTTACCATCGAAGGAAACACTTTTAACAAAACTTGTAGGCGGACTTTCATCGCCTATGTCTAAGATGTCATCTATGCTGAAAAGCCCGATGATAAATATTGTTAATGTCTTGAACAGTTTGAAAGAAACTAAGGAATCGTAG
- the rplA gene encoding 50S ribosomal protein L1, which translates to MKHGKRYNKVLKTIDRMKEYSIADAISLVQEAATAKFDETVEVAVNLDVDPRHADQNIRITTSLPNGTGQEVKVLVLTSGAQAKEAQEAGADYVGDDDLIKKLESGWDEIDVIVATPDMMPKLGKLGKILGPKGLMPNPKSGTVTNDVTKAIKEIKAGRIELRVDKYGIIHVPIGKSSFEPQKLSENLRVVMTTLINSKPASVKGTYLRKITVSSCMGPGIRVDKAAIV; encoded by the coding sequence ATGAAGCACGGTAAGAGATATAACAAGGTGCTAAAAACAATCGATCGGATGAAAGAGTACTCCATTGCCGACGCCATTTCTCTCGTCCAGGAAGCCGCCACAGCAAAGTTTGATGAAACAGTGGAAGTTGCCGTAAACCTTGATGTCGATCCGCGTCACGCTGACCAGAATATTCGTATTACCACTTCGCTTCCTAACGGGACCGGCCAAGAGGTAAAAGTCCTTGTTTTAACAAGCGGGGCACAGGCTAAGGAAGCGCAGGAAGCGGGCGCAGATTATGTGGGAGACGATGATCTTATCAAAAAGCTGGAGAGCGGTTGGGATGAAATTGATGTCATCGTTGCCACTCCGGACATGATGCCTAAGTTAGGGAAACTTGGTAAGATTTTGGGACCCAAAGGGCTAATGCCAAATCCTAAGAGCGGCACGGTCACTAATGATGTGACCAAAGCTATAAAGGAAATTAAGGCGGGAAGGATCGAACTGAGAGTTGACAAGTACGGCATAATACATGTACCCATTGGCAAAAGTTCTTTTGAACCCCAGAAGCTGAGTGAGAATCTCCGCGTTGTAATGACCACGCTGATTAATTCTAAACCCGCTTCCGTTAAAGGAACTTATCTCCGGAAAATCACAGTTTCCTCCTGTATGGGGCCAGGAATTAGAGTAGATAAAGCGGCAATAGTATAG
- the rplK gene encoding 50S ribosomal protein L11 codes for MAKKVLTLIKLQIAGGQANPAPPVGPALGQHGVNIMDFCKTFNEQTKDKMGTVVPVVITVYEDRSFTFITKTPPAPVLLKQAAGIQSGSGEPNREKVGKVTENDLRKIAETKMADLNANTVEAAVEMIRGTARSMGIEVQ; via the coding sequence ATGGCGAAGAAAGTTCTGACCCTGATCAAATTGCAGATTGCCGGTGGACAGGCAAATCCCGCACCGCCAGTCGGTCCGGCACTGGGGCAGCACGGCGTAAATATCATGGATTTCTGTAAGACTTTCAACGAACAGACAAAAGACAAAATGGGGACTGTCGTGCCCGTGGTAATTACTGTCTATGAGGACCGGTCTTTTACCTTTATCACCAAGACTCCTCCGGCGCCTGTCCTGCTGAAGCAGGCGGCAGGAATTCAGAGCGGTTCCGGCGAGCCCAATCGGGAGAAGGTCGGGAAGGTAACAGAAAATGATTTGAGAAAAATCGCTGAGACGAAAATGGCTGATCTGAATGCAAATACAGTTGAAGCTGCCGTAGAAATGATCCGTGGTACGGCCAGAAGTATGGGAATTGAAGTCCAGTAG